Proteins from one Synechococcales cyanobacterium CNB genomic window:
- a CDS encoding DUF1579 domain-containing protein, translating into MMPNPGEQHKWLERFLGEWTVEGECDMGPDQPKAKHSGSERFRSMGGMWMIGEGRMEMPGGGEGTMLTALGYDPRRGRFVGTWVGSMMDFMWVYEGELDPAGRVLTLSTEGPEFCVEGKMAKYRDVHEFKSEDHRVLTAWKLGDDGEWRQFMRADYRRKK; encoded by the coding sequence ATGATGCCGAATCCGGGGGAACAGCACAAGTGGCTCGAACGGTTCCTGGGCGAATGGACCGTCGAGGGCGAATGCGACATGGGGCCGGATCAACCCAAGGCGAAGCACTCGGGATCAGAGCGCTTCCGATCGATGGGCGGGATGTGGATGATCGGCGAAGGGCGCATGGAAATGCCCGGCGGCGGCGAGGGCACCATGCTGACGGCCCTCGGCTACGACCCTCGGCGCGGTCGCTTCGTGGGCACCTGGGTCGGATCGATGATGGACTTCATGTGGGTGTACGAGGGTGAACTCGACCCGGCTGGGCGCGTGCTCACGCTCAGCACCGAGGGACCGGAGTTCTGCGTCGAAGGAAAGATGGCCAAGTACCGCGATGTGCACGAGTTCAAGAGCGAAGACCATCGCGTGCTGACGGCCTGGAAACTCGGCGACGACGGCGAGTGGCGACAGTTCATGCGGGCGGACTACCGGCGCAAGAAGTGA
- a CDS encoding helix-turn-helix transcriptional regulator, with amino-acid sequence MAAAGDLSDVFGAVAEPRRRQIIGVLGDGASHAVGELVVSLGLPQPTVSKHLGVLRDAGIVSVTRRGRHRLYRLEGERLKPVHDWAKTFERFWGHQLDRIKERAERMAASETESKENGSC; translated from the coding sequence ATGGCTGCGGCCGGTGACCTGTCGGACGTATTCGGCGCGGTGGCGGAGCCTCGGCGGCGGCAGATCATCGGCGTGCTGGGCGATGGCGCTTCGCACGCCGTGGGCGAGCTGGTCGTATCGCTCGGGCTGCCCCAGCCGACGGTCTCAAAGCACCTCGGGGTGCTGCGCGACGCAGGGATCGTGTCGGTGACGCGGCGTGGCCGACACCGACTGTACCGCCTCGAAGGCGAGCGACTCAAGCCTGTGCACGACTGGGCAAAGACGTTCGAGCGGTTCTGGGGTCATCAACTCGACCGGATCAAGGAACGCGCGGAGAGGATGGCGGCGAGCGAAACCGAATCAAAGGAGAACGGGTCATGCTGA
- a CDS encoding DUF899 domain-containing protein, with the protein METGTAAHPRIAGREDWLAERLRLLAEEKELTRRYDAVNARRRRLPMVRLEKRYEFDGPNGRATLLDLFEGKRQLIVYHFMFDPEWERGCPGCTGFVASLGDLSLLGQRDTSFALVSRAPLAKLVAFQAMKGWRWRWFSSFGSDFNYDFHVTQDPRVAPLQYNYRDRAELERRSDEEPWFLRGEQHGLSVFFRAEGDVFHTYSTYGRGVERLTDSYSLLDLTPWGRQEDFEDSPEGWPQRPTYE; encoded by the coding sequence ATGGAGACGGGCACGGCTGCGCACCCGCGAATCGCCGGGCGCGAGGATTGGCTTGCCGAGCGGCTTCGACTGCTCGCCGAGGAGAAGGAACTGACACGCCGCTACGACGCGGTGAATGCGAGGCGGCGACGGCTGCCGATGGTGCGGCTGGAGAAACGTTATGAGTTCGACGGCCCGAATGGGCGGGCCACGCTGCTCGACCTCTTCGAGGGGAAGCGGCAGTTGATCGTGTACCACTTCATGTTCGACCCGGAGTGGGAGAGGGGGTGCCCGGGCTGCACCGGGTTCGTGGCCTCGCTCGGCGACCTCTCCTTGCTCGGCCAGCGCGACACCTCGTTCGCGCTTGTGTCGCGAGCCCCGCTGGCGAAACTCGTCGCGTTCCAAGCGATGAAGGGCTGGCGTTGGCGGTGGTTCTCATCGTTCGGGAGCGACTTCAACTACGACTTCCATGTCACGCAGGATCCGCGCGTTGCCCCCCTGCAGTACAACTACCGCGACCGCGCGGAACTTGAGCGACGCTCCGACGAAGAGCCGTGGTTCCTGCGCGGCGAGCAGCACGGCCTGAGCGTCTTCTTTCGCGCGGAAGGCGATGTGTTCCACACCTACTCGACCTACGGGCGCGGCGTCGAGCGGCTGACGGACTCGTACAGCCTGCTGGACCTCACGCCCTGGGGAAGGCAGGAGGACTTCGAGGACTCACCCGAAGGCTGGCCGCAGCGGCCGACATACGAGTAG
- a CDS encoding DinB family protein, with the protein MKTTTESTPCACFGGAERVAAGADAVLRQCSDLLHAVSDDAYRAESRVLAGGTIGKHLRHTLDHFAAALAAREGGTIDYDHRERGVPVETDRAEASRVIDSLRARLAELRNGALDAPVRVRVMTDADGSEAELGSTRARELAFATHHAVHHQAMMKAIAAEFGTHAAHDFGRAPSTLNHDRTAR; encoded by the coding sequence ATGAAGACCACCACCGAGTCCACTCCCTGCGCCTGTTTCGGCGGGGCGGAGCGTGTCGCCGCGGGCGCGGACGCCGTTCTCCGCCAGTGCAGCGACCTGCTCCACGCCGTGAGCGACGACGCCTACCGGGCGGAGTCGCGCGTGCTGGCGGGCGGCACGATCGGCAAGCACCTCCGCCACACGCTGGACCACTTCGCCGCCGCCTTGGCCGCGCGCGAGGGCGGGACGATCGACTACGACCACCGCGAGCGCGGCGTGCCGGTCGAGACCGACCGGGCCGAGGCCTCGCGCGTGATCGATTCGCTGCGGGCGCGGCTCGCCGAGCTGCGCAACGGCGCGCTCGACGCGCCGGTGCGCGTGCGCGTGATGACCGACGCCGACGGCAGCGAGGCGGAGCTCGGCTCGACGCGGGCGCGCGAGCTCGCCTTCGCCACGCACCACGCCGTGCACCACCAGGCGATGATGAAGGCGATCGCGGCCGAGTTCGGCACGCACGCCGCGCACGACTTCGGCCGCGCCCCCTCGACGCTGAACCACGACCGCACCGCCCGCTGA
- a CDS encoding SRPBCC domain-containing protein: MLTSNTEDAVRSLEVTKDVVVAAPAAVVFAALLDQMGPMSEMPDGTPFPMKIEPWPGGRWFRDLGNDTGHFWGHVQVIKPPGLLEICGPLFMSYPAVNFVQYRLTAEGSGTRLKVIHKAMGQISDEHREGVVEGWGHELERVRRLAEERVGSGRRG, encoded by the coding sequence ATGCTGACGAGCAACACAGAGGATGCCGTGCGGTCGCTGGAGGTGACGAAGGACGTTGTGGTGGCGGCTCCCGCGGCGGTGGTGTTCGCGGCGTTGCTGGACCAAATGGGACCGATGAGCGAGATGCCGGATGGCACGCCCTTCCCGATGAAGATCGAGCCGTGGCCCGGCGGGCGATGGTTCCGAGACCTCGGTAACGACACCGGCCACTTCTGGGGGCACGTTCAGGTGATCAAGCCCCCGGGCCTGCTCGAAATCTGCGGCCCGCTGTTCATGTCGTACCCTGCCGTGAACTTCGTTCAGTACCGTTTGACGGCCGAGGGAAGCGGGACGCGACTGAAAGTGATCCACAAGGCGATGGGGCAGATCAGCGACGAACATCGCGAGGGCGTGGTCGAGGGCTGGGGGCACGAACTGGAGCGGGTGCGTAGGCTGGCGGAAGAGCGCGTCGGCTCGGGCCGGCGCGGTTGA
- a CDS encoding DUF2339 domain-containing protein, translated as MENAPDASSRHLAGRASDDLAARLAALEARVAALESGTRTSPSSRQTSKGAVPKSASAQAQQTVPTAHAAPPTGVAGPAQPSDVHRSAKPAIERQIGGRVFAAVGALAVIIGLALGVKVALDEGWFRLLPPLGRCIATAAFGAALLAVGEIARRRINPLAAAGLNAAGVGALFVAAYAAYGFFGLIESTPVAFGLMVIVSAVGIAVAIRGNLASTAVLALLGGYLIPVLLADREPAPLVLPLHLLALAVVALSLSVWRRVPFAILRPLSWWATGVLGTLWTSAQGVDHAIIALGFWAAAWSLYQSELILSARRHGISPDETPRRRRLRRAHPIVISIASSAWATLMATVVIREWGMLEDWMAPAAGFVATAVASLSLGSSVRVLRDRPRTDTESLAACFAVQAGGLLMVTIALALAGWTETAAWLAMGVAAVVAGRWIAAPALDRYGLLLLVVATGRLLIWDHTVGGLASPWVADRVVAVSPWMVLMLVGAAAWGASARLMLVVARPGEEEEEASPLAPPTRPPGLGRASPARRLGVFCASVAGLLWLVAFIHARTHAGATCIAWLGGAAIVFAAHRIEPRLALRWIGAAMLGVVFVRLLVVETVRPDLRWSGIDAFGLRLAPWSALLVACGVVATLMGRAAWAGRAAPSADAAAWALRAGAWAGIGAALASPVAQQSSAAALAVFWSIGAFALAFVHRRVPLLRLDAAAGLVALAATVAWCRAFPPHSWQADGSAPLLHPGLWRSFVVVAALVASARALRGGFAAGAVVVAWIAASVALVSTTLEVARVAEAIAADPTARRAAVSIWWGIAGAVAVACGFMVRRASPRCAGLALIALAMLKVALLDLQGVPPVWRVASFLGLGLLMLGVAVLYARLAASLGSASEGANPRLGGSEERV; from the coding sequence ATGGAGAACGCTCCTGACGCTTCGAGCCGACACTTGGCAGGTCGTGCCTCGGACGATCTCGCGGCACGGCTGGCCGCGCTCGAAGCGCGAGTCGCCGCCCTCGAGTCGGGCACGCGAACATCACCGTCGTCAAGACAGACGAGCAAAGGTGCGGTTCCGAAGTCTGCCTCCGCACAGGCACAGCAGACCGTGCCGACAGCACATGCCGCGCCGCCGACAGGAGTGGCCGGTCCAGCGCAGCCGTCCGATGTTCATCGTTCGGCGAAGCCTGCGATCGAGCGGCAGATCGGTGGTCGCGTGTTCGCGGCGGTAGGGGCGCTGGCGGTCATCATCGGCCTCGCGCTCGGGGTGAAGGTCGCGCTCGACGAGGGGTGGTTCCGCCTGCTGCCGCCGCTCGGCCGGTGCATCGCCACGGCAGCGTTCGGCGCGGCTCTGCTCGCCGTCGGCGAGATCGCACGCCGGCGCATCAACCCGCTCGCGGCTGCGGGACTGAATGCCGCGGGAGTTGGCGCGCTGTTTGTGGCCGCGTACGCCGCCTACGGCTTCTTCGGCCTGATCGAAAGCACGCCCGTCGCGTTCGGCCTCATGGTGATCGTTTCGGCAGTCGGCATCGCAGTCGCCATCCGCGGCAACCTCGCCTCCACCGCCGTCCTTGCCCTGCTCGGTGGCTACCTCATCCCGGTTCTCCTCGCCGATCGCGAGCCCGCGCCGCTGGTTCTCCCTCTGCACCTGCTCGCGCTCGCGGTCGTCGCGCTCTCGCTCTCTGTATGGCGCCGCGTGCCATTTGCCATTCTCAGGCCGCTCTCGTGGTGGGCCACGGGCGTCCTCGGCACGCTCTGGACGTCCGCGCAGGGTGTCGATCATGCGATCATCGCGCTCGGGTTCTGGGCGGCCGCATGGTCGCTCTACCAGTCCGAACTGATCCTGTCAGCCCGTCGCCACGGCATCTCGCCGGACGAGACGCCGCGCCGCAGGCGCCTGCGGCGAGCACATCCGATCGTCATCAGCATCGCGAGTTCCGCGTGGGCGACGCTGATGGCCACGGTTGTCATCCGCGAGTGGGGGATGCTTGAAGACTGGATGGCGCCTGCAGCGGGCTTTGTCGCCACGGCGGTGGCCTCGCTCTCGCTCGGGTCGAGCGTGCGCGTGCTGCGCGACCGCCCGCGCACCGACACGGAGTCGCTCGCGGCGTGTTTCGCCGTGCAGGCGGGCGGCCTGCTCATGGTGACGATCGCGCTCGCGCTCGCGGGCTGGACGGAGACCGCGGCGTGGCTCGCGATGGGCGTCGCCGCGGTGGTCGCCGGGCGATGGATCGCCGCGCCCGCGCTCGACCGCTACGGGCTGCTCCTGCTCGTCGTGGCCACGGGCCGGCTGCTCATCTGGGATCACACCGTCGGCGGCCTGGCCTCGCCGTGGGTCGCGGATCGCGTCGTCGCCGTTTCCCCGTGGATGGTGCTGATGCTGGTCGGCGCGGCGGCGTGGGGGGCGTCGGCGCGGCTGATGCTCGTCGTCGCTCGCCCCGGCGAAGAAGAGGAAGAGGCGTCGCCGCTCGCGCCGCCGACGCGGCCGCCGGGGCTCGGGCGGGCGTCTCCCGCGCGTCGGCTCGGCGTGTTCTGTGCCTCCGTCGCCGGGCTGCTCTGGCTCGTCGCGTTCATCCACGCGCGAACGCACGCCGGCGCAACGTGCATCGCCTGGCTCGGCGGCGCGGCGATCGTCTTCGCCGCGCACCGTATCGAACCGCGGCTCGCGTTGCGGTGGATCGGCGCGGCCATGCTCGGCGTGGTCTTTGTCCGGCTGCTCGTCGTCGAGACCGTCCGGCCCGACCTGCGATGGAGCGGCATCGACGCCTTCGGTCTGCGTCTCGCGCCGTGGTCCGCGTTGCTCGTCGCCTGCGGCGTGGTCGCGACGCTCATGGGGCGTGCCGCATGGGCGGGGCGAGCCGCGCCGTCGGCGGACGCTGCCGCGTGGGCGTTGCGGGCCGGCGCGTGGGCGGGGATCGGAGCGGCGCTCGCGTCGCCCGTCGCGCAGCAGAGCAGCGCGGCCGCGCTCGCGGTGTTCTGGTCGATCGGCGCGTTCGCGCTCGCGTTCGTGCATCGTCGCGTGCCGCTCCTCCGCCTCGACGCCGCGGCCGGGCTGGTCGCGCTCGCGGCGACCGTTGCGTGGTGCCGGGCGTTCCCGCCGCACTCGTGGCAGGCGGACGGTTCCGCGCCGCTCCTGCATCCGGGGCTGTGGCGGTCGTTCGTTGTTGTTGCAGCGCTCGTTGCGTCGGCTCGGGCGCTGCGCGGCGGGTTCGCGGCGGGCGCCGTCGTCGTCGCGTGGATCGCGGCTTCGGTCGCGCTCGTCTCGACGACGCTCGAGGTCGCGCGCGTGGCGGAGGCGATCGCCGCCGACCCGACCGCGCGCCGCGCCGCCGTCTCGATCTGGTGGGGCATCGCGGGCGCGGTCGCGGTCGCGTGCGGTTTCATGGTGCGCCGAGCCTCGCCCCGCTGCGCCGGGCTTGCGCTCATCGCCCTCGCCATGCTCAAGGTCGCGCTGCTCGACCTTCAGGGCGTGCCGCCGGTCTGGCGGGTGGCGAGTTTCCTGGGCCTGGGCCTGCTCATGCTGGGCGTCGCCGTGCTGTACGCCCGGCTGGCGGCGTCGCTCGGCTCCGCGAGCGAGGGCGCGAACCCGCGGCTCGGCGGTTCCGAAGAACGGGTCTGA
- a CDS encoding VOC family protein yields MTDWQRSRRFYVDGLGFRVDCEHRFEPGFPVFTQVTRDGLSLFLTEHTGDCQPGGAAYLIVDDVDALFREVIARNVRVAEPPKDSPWKTREMLVIDPDGNRLRFARA; encoded by the coding sequence ATGACGGACTGGCAGCGAAGCCGCCGTTTCTACGTGGACGGGCTTGGGTTCCGCGTGGATTGTGAGCACCGGTTCGAGCCGGGTTTTCCGGTGTTCACGCAGGTGACGCGCGATGGGCTGTCGCTCTTTCTGACGGAGCACACCGGCGACTGCCAGCCGGGCGGAGCGGCCTACCTGATCGTCGACGACGTGGATGCGCTGTTCCGCGAAGTGATCGCTCGGAACGTGCGCGTGGCCGAGCCACCAAAGGACTCGCCCTGGAAGACCCGGGAGATGCTCGTCATCGATCCTGACGGGAATCGCCTCCGGTTCGCCCGCGCATAG
- a CDS encoding NRDE family protein has protein sequence MSPVCTVSVIPLPSAGFRLVTNRDESRRRAAADPPEWRGPPALPVRALWPTDTHAGGTWVAAAETGLALALLNVNAPGGESAPPRAGRRSRGLLIPSLIDALTADEAADRLAAADLARFDPFRLVAVQPDARGVPRSLDAVWDGERLHLTAHGQAAVCFASSGLGDAVVLPRLPLFEELVVAPGPTPEAQDAFHAHRWPHRPEISVLMSRDAARTVSVTAVEVTPAARAASRAAPRSASRAGPRGCGWRTARCRRRWWWGGEWGEWGEWGWGGRPLRSGGARACSRGWRDAGQRLLATRGSATRGSGARGHRSFLRARPERRGNHTPPSRARSGSPPSALAWARHAIRRTR, from the coding sequence TTGTCTCCCGTGTGCACCGTCTCCGTCATCCCGCTGCCCTCCGCCGGCTTCCGGCTCGTGACGAACCGGGACGAGAGCCGCCGCCGCGCCGCCGCGGACCCGCCCGAGTGGCGAGGTCCGCCGGCGCTGCCGGTGCGAGCGCTCTGGCCGACCGACACGCACGCGGGGGGCACGTGGGTCGCCGCCGCCGAGACGGGCCTCGCGCTCGCGCTGCTGAACGTGAACGCCCCGGGGGGGGAATCCGCGCCGCCGCGCGCGGGCCGGCGCTCGCGCGGCCTGCTCATCCCGTCGCTCATCGATGCGCTGACGGCCGACGAGGCCGCGGACCGGCTCGCCGCGGCCGACCTCGCCCGGTTCGACCCGTTCCGGCTCGTCGCGGTGCAGCCGGATGCGCGGGGCGTGCCGCGTTCGCTCGACGCGGTCTGGGACGGCGAGCGGCTGCACCTGACCGCGCACGGGCAGGCGGCGGTCTGCTTCGCGAGTTCGGGCCTGGGTGACGCGGTCGTGCTGCCGCGGCTGCCGCTGTTCGAGGAGTTGGTCGTCGCGCCCGGGCCGACGCCGGAGGCGCAGGACGCGTTCCACGCGCACCGCTGGCCGCACCGCCCGGAGATCAGCGTGCTGATGTCGCGCGACGCGGCCCGCACGGTGAGCGTGACGGCGGTGGAGGTGACGCCCGCGGCGCGCGCGGCTTCGCGCGCAGCGCCGCGATCCGCATCGCGTGCCGGGCCGCGCGGGTGCGGATGGCGTACCGCCCGGTGCCGGAGGCGGTGGTGGTGGGGGGGAGAGTGGGGGGAGTGGGGGGAGTGGGGGTGGGGGGGACGGCCTCTTCGCTCCGGAGGGGCGAGGGCCTGTAGCCGCGGGTGGCGCGACGCCGGGCAGCGGCTGCTCGCAACCCGGGGAAGCGCAACCCGTGGAAGCGGAGCCCGTGGGCATCGTTCGTTTCTGCGCGCAAGGCCGGAGAGGCGTGGGAACCACACCCCCCCCTCCCGCGCCCGCTCGGGGAGCCCGCCCTCGGCGTTGGCCTGGGCGCGCCATGCGATCCGGCGCACGAGGTAA
- a CDS encoding sugar kinase — protein sequence MSLTVTGTIGIDTVFTPDGQHRENVLGGSCTYFAAAASFYTPVRMVAVVGDDFPADFRRTIARFANVDTAGLETRSGSKTFRWGGRYQPDMDHRDTLYTELNVLTEAPPPVPAAYRDSRFVFLANTHPAVQIGLLDQFPGRGLAVADTMDLWISTARAELELLLTRVDGLVLNFDEAEQFTGLRNTVAAGRRLLDFGPRFVVVKKGEHGAILVHRDGIAALPAYPAERVVDPTGAGDSFAGGLMGFLASSRDAAEPGAFDAIRRAMAHGTVIASFTIEAFSLERLASLTRAEIDARFAEYQQMLRLH from the coding sequence ATGTCGCTCACCGTCACCGGCACCATCGGCATCGACACCGTCTTCACGCCCGACGGCCAGCACCGCGAGAACGTGCTCGGCGGCTCGTGCACCTACTTCGCCGCCGCGGCCTCGTTCTACACGCCCGTCCGCATGGTTGCCGTCGTCGGCGACGACTTCCCCGCAGACTTCCGCCGGACCATCGCACGGTTCGCCAACGTTGACACGGCCGGCCTCGAAACCCGGTCCGGCAGCAAGACGTTCCGATGGGGCGGCCGCTACCAGCCCGACATGGACCACCGCGACACGCTGTACACCGAACTCAACGTGCTGACCGAAGCCCCCCCCCCGGTCCCCGCAGCCTACCGAGACTCACGCTTCGTGTTTCTTGCCAACACGCACCCCGCGGTGCAGATCGGCCTGCTCGACCAGTTCCCCGGCCGCGGGCTTGCCGTTGCGGACACCATGGACCTCTGGATCAGCACCGCGCGGGCGGAACTCGAACTGCTGCTGACGCGAGTAGACGGACTCGTGCTCAATTTTGATGAGGCGGAGCAGTTCACCGGCCTGCGCAACACCGTCGCCGCCGGACGCCGCCTGCTCGACTTCGGCCCTCGATTCGTCGTCGTCAAGAAGGGCGAGCACGGAGCGATCCTCGTGCACCGCGACGGCATCGCCGCGCTGCCCGCCTATCCCGCCGAGCGAGTCGTCGATCCGACCGGCGCGGGTGATTCCTTCGCAGGCGGTCTGATGGGCTTCCTCGCCTCATCGCGCGACGCAGCGGAGCCTGGCGCGTTCGACGCCATCCGCCGGGCGATGGCCCACGGCACCGTGATCGCCTCGTTCACGATCGAGGCCTTCAGCCTGGAGCGGCTTGCCTCGCTGACACGGGCCGAGATCGACGCTCGGTTCGCCGAGTATCAGCAGATGTTGCGGTTGCACTGA
- a CDS encoding SIR2 family protein, whose amino-acid sequence MRRALSLDPHYDGSMSPGTADCLDELWTEIEGRRHRHLLFLVGSLVSRSPECHCASVPEIRDALVLASVLKQTECSGASTELRVAVRACLDNPEWKKAVSELPFEQFMGCLDAANPHAATAVVRATCGGSVDSRPNHLHRLVIAVAQALVDREWCEAVTLATTNYDRCLEIAAGISVPAPSRTLGGQLHQWIDARQRGLVQLLKLHGCVSEPASCVYTTHQLARTLFLAGRLDQVFQLLRVPAPPSLWVVLGYGFRDPDLRPLFSALLNGDGARERRRVFWNEPYWPVDPSFSGPEVLRASFLTELNPTVHSASLFGPIHERGPRHILVDLAHRLGLDAAERDVPEYVSAERLLDARMKLRVDEALRSLSSDALAEFVARITDSACRSDAIPVLRPLVFGDSAPPPAVVRLYLEQFGHGHDCSAQAAEAVRVRRAWPGTEVELIARAFESFALTLPGSVLAVPQAVWTLRRGRRLRTLATRATRAFFEHYRLHLWCKVVQAAGFKTAPLLHRLGLHRILAAVSARLAQRLGETQDVMMSVLVSEDAPGLLEVRDVAATSVLHGQALLVRGNGEGALKRASEGQVLYSVAGWLNGTSLADRTRGWALLAQGEPQRAARILAAALDRALGSADPSLGPKMALDMLRALRSAGCPSARISESMTTAEPASVAAMRSLLRRVHDDPAGASDEDASAIAALTRQLYPERDWERLDTLIERSLDASIYPVFLAPVPAPTGQGRREQPCC is encoded by the coding sequence ATGAGGAGGGCGCTCTCCCTGGACCCGCATTATGATGGGAGCATGTCGCCAGGTACCGCCGACTGCTTGGACGAGCTCTGGACGGAGATCGAGGGCCGCCGTCATCGTCACCTGCTCTTCCTTGTTGGCTCGCTTGTTTCACGCAGCCCAGAGTGCCATTGCGCGAGCGTGCCCGAGATTCGAGACGCCTTGGTCCTCGCGTCGGTGCTCAAACAGACCGAATGCAGCGGCGCCTCAACCGAGCTGCGCGTCGCTGTCAGGGCCTGCCTGGACAACCCGGAGTGGAAGAAGGCGGTGAGCGAGCTCCCATTTGAGCAGTTCATGGGATGTCTGGACGCGGCAAATCCTCATGCCGCCACCGCAGTCGTGCGGGCGACCTGCGGAGGGAGCGTGGATTCGCGCCCCAACCATCTTCATAGGCTGGTGATTGCCGTGGCGCAGGCGCTCGTTGATCGCGAGTGGTGCGAGGCCGTGACGCTCGCGACCACGAACTACGATCGATGCCTAGAGATTGCCGCGGGGATTTCCGTTCCCGCTCCCTCGCGGACTCTGGGTGGCCAACTGCATCAATGGATTGACGCACGACAGCGGGGACTCGTGCAACTGCTCAAGTTGCACGGGTGCGTGTCGGAGCCGGCATCGTGCGTGTACACAACTCATCAACTTGCCCGGACCCTGTTCCTTGCTGGCCGGCTCGATCAGGTCTTCCAACTCCTTCGGGTACCCGCGCCACCGAGCCTGTGGGTCGTGCTGGGTTACGGGTTCCGTGACCCCGACCTCAGGCCGCTCTTCTCGGCGTTGCTCAACGGCGACGGCGCGCGTGAGCGAAGGCGGGTCTTCTGGAACGAGCCCTACTGGCCGGTCGATCCGTCGTTCTCCGGGCCAGAAGTGCTGCGGGCGAGTTTCCTCACGGAGCTCAATCCGACAGTGCATAGCGCAAGCCTCTTTGGGCCGATCCATGAGCGGGGTCCGCGGCACATCCTCGTCGATCTCGCCCATCGGCTCGGGCTTGATGCCGCCGAGAGAGATGTACCTGAGTACGTATCGGCGGAACGCTTGTTGGATGCGAGAATGAAACTGCGGGTGGACGAGGCGCTGCGATCCCTCTCCTCGGACGCGTTGGCCGAGTTCGTTGCACGCATCACCGACTCGGCGTGTCGGAGCGACGCGATCCCAGTCCTGCGGCCGCTCGTGTTCGGAGACTCCGCTCCCCCCCCGGCCGTGGTGCGGCTGTACCTGGAGCAGTTTGGTCACGGGCACGACTGCTCCGCTCAAGCCGCTGAGGCGGTGCGAGTGCGGAGGGCCTGGCCGGGGACGGAGGTTGAGCTCATCGCCCGGGCGTTCGAGTCCTTCGCCTTGACGCTGCCCGGCAGCGTGCTCGCTGTCCCGCAGGCAGTCTGGACCCTGCGTCGGGGCAGGCGACTGCGCACGCTCGCTACCCGCGCGACGCGAGCCTTCTTCGAGCACTACCGACTGCACCTGTGGTGCAAAGTCGTCCAAGCTGCAGGCTTCAAGACGGCTCCCCTGCTGCATCGGCTCGGTCTTCATCGAATCCTGGCGGCTGTATCGGCGCGTCTTGCCCAGCGGCTGGGCGAGACGCAGGACGTCATGATGTCGGTCCTCGTCAGCGAGGATGCGCCCGGGCTTCTGGAGGTCCGCGACGTGGCAGCAACGTCCGTCCTGCACGGACAAGCCCTTTTGGTTCGAGGCAATGGAGAGGGCGCACTCAAGCGTGCGAGCGAGGGGCAGGTGCTCTATTCCGTCGCAGGCTGGCTGAACGGGACATCGCTCGCTGACCGGACCCGCGGATGGGCGCTGCTGGCCCAAGGGGAGCCCCAGCGCGCGGCGAGGATCCTGGCCGCCGCCCTCGATCGTGCCCTCGGCAGCGCCGACCCCAGCCTCGGTCCGAAGATGGCACTCGACATGCTCCGGGCCCTGCGATCCGCGGGATGTCCGAGTGCCAGAATCTCTGAATCCATGACAACTGCGGAACCGGCGTCGGTTGCAGCGATGCGGAGCCTGCTCCGGCGCGTTCACGACGATCCGGCCGGCGCTTCCGATGAAGACGCATCGGCGATTGCGGCGCTAACGCGGCAACTCTACCCGGAGCGCGACTGGGAACGGCTCGACACCCTGATAGAAAGATCGCTGGACGCGAGCATCTATCCCGTCTTCTTGGCACCGGTTCCTGCGCCAACCGGACAAGGCCGCCGAGAGCAACCCTGCTGTTAA